A stretch of Physeter macrocephalus isolate SW-GA chromosome 8, ASM283717v5, whole genome shotgun sequence DNA encodes these proteins:
- the LOC102995098 gene encoding TOMM20-like protein 1 gives MPCICTVLGLLAVRGTIAFLGYCVYFDRKRHGNPVFKLRLREKRRAQQQKAEGRGTQLWDPAKNEKLQLFLQEVRMGGLWLSRGDQRMGVKHVRNALLVFGQPQEPLKVFKHTLPPKVFEMLLRKIPLIFQTHS, from the exons ATGCCCTGCATCTGCACAGTCCTTGGCCTCCTGGCGGTCCGTGGCACCATCGCCTTCCTCGGCTACTGCGTCTACTTTGACCGAAAGAGGCATGGCAACCCCGTGTTCAAGCTCCGCCTGCGGGAAAAAAGAAGAGCCCAGCAGCAAAAGGCTGAGGGACGGGGCACCCA ATTGTGGGATCcagcaaagaatgaaaaattacaaCTTTTTCTGCAAGAGGTACGAATGGGAGGACTTTGGTTATCCAGAg gagACCAACGAATGGGGGTCAAACATGTCAGAAATGCCCTTTTGGTGTTTGGGCAACCACAGGAACCTCTGAAAGTTTTCAAACACACACTTCCTCCTAAGGTATTTGAGATGCTGTTGCGCAAAATTCCGCTTATCTTCCAGACCCACAGCTAA